In Nostoc sp. CENA543, a single genomic region encodes these proteins:
- a CDS encoding Calvin cycle protein CP12 translates to MTATFNVGSNSVNSNTSLEKAILTAIAEARLTCEQNGENSPNCAVAWDIVEELQAEKSHQEQAQKYRTSLDDYCEMHPDALECLIYDV, encoded by the coding sequence ATGACAGCAACTTTTAACGTAGGCTCAAATTCTGTTAACTCTAACACCAGCTTAGAGAAAGCTATTTTAACAGCGATCGCCGAAGCCCGCCTCACCTGTGAGCAGAACGGCGAAAACTCCCCTAACTGCGCTGTAGCCTGGGACATCGTAGAAGAATTACAAGCCGAAAAATCCCACCAAGAACAAGCCCAAAAATACAGAACTTCTCTAGATGACTACTGTGAAATGCACCCAGATGCTTTAGAGTGTCTGATTTACGATGTCTAG